A region of Lycium barbarum isolate Lr01 chromosome 3, ASM1917538v2, whole genome shotgun sequence DNA encodes the following proteins:
- the LOC132634147 gene encoding xyloglucan endotransglucosylase protein 6-like, with protein MSSSLIVFLILSMLLNTGASVNFTDVFQSSWAADHIAVVGDQVSLSLDNTSGCGFKSKIKYLFGKASAQIKLVEGDSAGTVIAFYMSSEGANHDELDFEFLGNVSGEPYLVQTNIYLNGTGDRELRHNLWFDPTTDFHTYSFFWNHHTIIFSVDEIPIRVFQNKEKKGVPYPKNQGMGIYGSLWNADDWATQGGRVKTNWSHSPFVTAFRSFEIDACDLSGEDIAAAGAKCGKLAQFLWDKPAMKGLEKSKKRQFKMVQSKYLVYDYCKDTARFTQMPKECLH; from the exons ATGTCATCCTCTTTGATTGTATTTTTGATCCTATCTATGCTACTAAACACAGGTGCTAGTGTCAACTTCACTGATGTATTCCAGTCCAGTTGGGCAGCTGACCATATTGCTGTTGTAGGTGACCAAGTTAGTCTCAGCCTTGACAATACTTCTG GCTGCGGTTTTAAGTCGAAGATCAAATATTTGTTTGGGAAAGCTAGCGCGCAGATCAAACTAGTTGAGGGAGATTCAGCTGGAACAGTCATTGCCTTTTAT ATGTCATCAGAAGGAGCTAATCACGACGAACTGGACTTTGAATTTCTTGGGAATGTTTCAGGAGAACCATACCTAGTACAAACAAATATTTACTTGAATGGTACGGGAGATCGAGAGCTGAGGCATAATCTTTGGTTCGATCCAACTACAGACTTCCACACTTACTCTTTCTTCTGGAATCATCATACTATCAT CTTTTCAGTTGATGAGATTCCAATTAGAGTGTTTCAAAACAAGGAGAAAAAAGGCGTGCCATACCCGAAAAATCAAGGCATGGGAATCTATGGGTCGTTGTGGAATGCAGATGATTGGGCTACACAAGGAGGAAGAGTGAAGACAAACTGGAGCCACTCTCCATTTGTTACAGCATTTCGATCGTTCGAGATCGATGCTTGTGATTTGTCTGGAGAGGACATAGCTGCTGCAGGTGCAAAATGTGGTAAGTTGGCACAATTTTTGTGGGATAAGCCAGCCATGAAGGGGCTGGAAAAGAGCAAAAAGCGCCAATTCAAAATGGTACAATCAAAGTACTTGGTGTATGATTACTGTAAGGACACAGCAAGATTCACTCAAATGCCTAAAGAGTGCTTGCACTAG
- the LOC132632392 gene encoding uncharacterized protein LOC132632392, with protein MSPVHLSSISQQPFSPFLLNFHSSSKPINDTRIKASSSSGKAEKKIEIRVCTNRTCRKQGSLDTLQVLSGISPPFVTVNSCGCLSNCGAGPNIVVLPDALFVKHCGTSTRAAEIMAFLCLGRDDVEGESRKSLEALALRKRAEDEMGNGNFSEAHCLLSQAIDLKPFGGVHIMLKDRSAAELAMGNLAEALEDAKEALTIASNYPEGYICQGDALMTLDQIDAAERSYSMALELDPSIRRSKSFKARIAKLKEKLVANSA; from the exons ATGAGTCCAGTCCATCTAAGCAGCATTTCTCAGCAACCCTTTTCTCCATTCCTCCTTAATTTTCATTCCAGTTCCAAACCCATTAACGATACAAGAATCaaagcatcatcatcatcaggaAAAGCCGAAAAGAAGATAGAAATTCGAGTTTGCACAAACAGGACGTGCAGGAAACAAGGTTCCTTAGACACCCTTCAAGTTTTATCTGGAATTTCCCCTCCCTTTGTAACCGTTAACTCATGTGGTTGTCTTAGCAATTGTGGTGCTGGACCAAACATCGTCGTTTTACCTGATGCTCTATTTGTCAAGCATTGTGGTACTTCTACTCGAGCTGCTGAGATTATGGCGTTTCTATGTCTTGGTAGGGATGACGTGGAAGGGGAAAGTAGGAAAAGCTTGGAAGCCTTAGCTTTGAGGAAAAGAGCTGAGGATGAAATGGGTAATGGTAATTTTTCTGAGGCCCATTGTTTACTTTCTCAG GCTATTGATCTAAAACCGTTTGGAGGTGTTCATATTATGCTCAAAGACAG GTCTGCTGCGGAGTTGGCAATGGGAAATTTGGCTGAGGCACTTGAAGATGCTAAGGAAGCGTTAACTATTGCTTCCAACTATCCTGAA GGTTATATCTGCCAAGGTGATGCTTTGATGACTTTGGATCAAATTGATGCAGCCGAGAGGTCATACTCCATGGCTTTAGAGTTAGATCCATCCATCCGTCGTTCAAAATCTTTCAAG GCTCGGATTGCAAAGCTTAAGGAGAAACTTGTTGCAAATTCAGCATGA